CTGTcaagattttagctgcataaaactgaaatgctgattgcacaatagttatgataaGTAGCGGTAGcaacagtagcagcagtactagtagtagcagtgttagtagtagtattatcagtagtagtagcggtaaTAGCAGTATAGTATCAGTATTAGTACCTTCAGGATGGCCACCTCGTTCTTCaactcactctcctctttgttTGGGAAGCGGAGTTTGTCGATGATTTTAATTGCCACGTCTCGccctgtttctctgtgtttcccTGATAACAGAAAAAGTCAGTCTGTGAAGTTTTGCTGTAGTTTTACTatagaataaatgtataaaaaagttACCTCCATAAACAACCCCGAACTGCCCTGAGCCCAGAACCTCATCAGTGAAGATCTGGTACACAGAGCTGATGTCCTGAACAATGCACAACCACAAACAAGGGTCAAGAAATTAGCTATTCGTATTTTGCAgtgttctgcatttatttctctggcggaatgttcagcagttaccatggtgacacaatgcacacattagcaaacactggtaaaacattttttagattgtctgaaaactacaaaatggatttaaatgacACATTAAAATtttcctgtgatcaatccgagcgttaaTGATGACTGTGGCTGTAACGTTATTTGAAAGGGacatgtttaacagcacaaagcTCAGCTCACCTGTCGTATTTCAGATAAGTCaggtctttatggtcagattgcgttaaaacaaagctcagattaatgtctaaTTTtagtaacagcttcagacagaacagagcttacagttagcatcacatccccagggaatgttaatgacatcagctggaaagtatcaaaaataaacTTTGAGGAGTCATTGTTGTGGTAACCTAGCCTGGATCTACAAAACTGTAGTCCAGAGGTCATAAATGAACAGAGCAACTTTTTACTGCAATTctcttcaatttttttttcctaatttcCATTTGCTGTCCAAAGGGCTGAGGTCACGAaaggataaaaataaaaatttcacACTATACTCATTGCACAAttcccacacattgcacattccacacattgcacattccacacattgcacattccacacattccACATTTCCACACACTGCACATTTccacatattgcacattccacacattgaacatttccacacattgcacattccacacattgcacattccacacattgaacatttccacacattgcacatttccacacattgcacattccacacattgaaCATTTCCACaaattgcacactacactcattgcacagttcccataattgctCATGTGATGCTGATTCAAAGTGATTacacttttttgtatttgtgcttTAAGTGTCTATATTCACGGTGAATTATCACATCGGTCAAACTCACCTGTTTCTGCTGCGCCTGGGACCTGTCGCACCTGTCAGACCCGACCTCGGCATGCTCCTCTGAAGGGCAGAGCAGGAAGTAAGAACAGCTGTCTGATTGACTAAGACAGCTGTCAATCAGCTTTACACAACTGAGCCCCACCCTGCCACAGTTCTGCctccaaaatgtttttttggatTTCAGATGTTCTCAGAGTGAACGGTCATTGttcattaaaaacactgtaCTTCCTGTGGTCAGTGTGAAACTGCAGAATGAAACCTTTTCAATCAATACTGAATACAAGCAACAATCAATACACAACTAggtcagactaaaccaggacagaagcgggactgaagcaggactgaatcgggactgaatcaggacaaaTATTTTATAAGTGTGAACAGATGTAATAACCGTTAATGGAAGGATGAAAGGAAATTCTCCGATGAATCTAAAATTGAGAAATGGAGCAGAAAATCCCCTTAATCTGTTTGAGTCCCCACCcctatctgctcctctggctctgctcctgtctgcacctctGGCTGTGCTcccctgcctctgctcctctgctcccctagctctgctcctctggtcccatctcctcctctggctctgctcctttctgctcctgtctgctcctatctgctcctatctgcccctgtctgctcctgctttagtcttccTTTACTCTTGCTTTagtgtgtctgctcctctctgtactCACCTTGTTGGGTtggtctctctgtctctgcaatTGGTCGCAGAGCTTGTCTCAGGGCTCTCTCCCAGCTCTGCACCTCTGGACCAGGATCTGAAACGGACTTTGCACCCGAGTCTCCTCCTGAGTCCCCCACAATGTAGTAGACCACAGAGGAGGTGACCAGGGAAAACCCCGCTCTGGTCTCAGAGTTGGAatgctggtttagatctgggctTTGGTCCACAGCAGAGTCAACCCTCAGGATCTCAGACAGAGGCAGCTCCTGGAAACAGGGAATATTACTGAAAGtccttaatcctggtttagtcctggttaaatcctggttcagtcttggttcagtcctgattcagtcctggttcagtcctggttcagtcctgacctTGTAGAACTTGGAGTCGGTCTGGTTCTGGTACAGAGTCAGGCTCTTTGTGTCCAGTCTCCAGAAGTGTCTCTTCCTCTGAAAGAAACAAAGTGAAGCCGTGATGAGCAGGATGGGCTGTGACTTCAGCTAAATGTTCTGTAATCACGTCCATGTGTTTTTCCAGGTTTACAACTTTACTTTGGAGTAAAAAGAAATATTTGGACTTCATTTCTGCAGACCAGTTTATTATCGCATATAAACCATTTTATTATCAGACTTTATCCACACAGTAAAGGCCTGGTCCAACAGGGCAcagcctgttgtttttttttcattcggGTCTACCTCAGGGTGAAGTGTTACCCCAGTTTcccaattgatactttgcagagaCATCACACATGCGCggattagcaaacactgccaaaaaaagttttaagaatgTTGTGAAATGCCATACaagctggatttaaacagcatgttttcaggagcctgtgatcaatccaaaTGTTCATGGtactgtttaggagtttgattttcaataaaatggTGACAGTGACTGACTAAataactgttggctaatgctagctagcttctatattgttatttgagagggacttgtttaacaccaCAAATAAACTGTCCTGTCCTGTAATTCCTGCTAAGTCAGTactttatgatcagattgtgttaaagtttgagttgagtaacagagcttcagacaaagcagtgcctacagttatcACACCCCCacgtgatgctaactgtagcgTCACACCTCCATgtgatgttgatgacatcaactGCAAAATAGCAATACAAATTTGTGAGATTTTTGGCTGTTCCAAATCCCCTGTGTGTAGATGAGGTGTGTGGTTTGCTGTAGGTGTGGTGCAGGTGTGGTGTTGTCATGGCATTGTCATGGTAATGGTGTTGTGTTGTCATGGTCACCAGGTTATCATGGCTGCTGTAGTGGACCATCCATCCCTCCTTCACCACTGCAGAGCTGCGACGCTTCGTCTGACGCACAGACTGTACCACCCTCATCAGGGGGATGTTCACCGGACTggaccagagagagaccaggtcaaaaccaggactaaacgaggactaaacgaggactaaaccaggactaaaccaggactgaaccaggactaaagtaggactgaaccaggcctaaaccaggactaaaccaggactaaaccaggactgaaccaggactgaaccaggtctaaaccaggactaaaccaggactgaaccaggactgaaccaggaataactaggactgaaacaagactaaaccaggactgaaccaggactaaacagtaTTTCAGACCTGGTGTCTGTGCTGTCCTCTTGCACCTCCGTCTCTGGTCCAATTGAGTCAAGCCCTTCGTTGTCAGAGGCCTCTTccaccaagactggaccaagacccAGGACCAGGCCAGAACCCAGGACCGACTCTGGACTCTGAAGGTCGGGGTCTtagtaaaaacaaaaggaaaaaggagagaaatAAACATTGATAAAAGAGGTGAAGTTCAGCTGATACTAAAACACTAATTTGGCTTTGagaccttggtttagtcccggtttagtcctggtctagtcttggtctagtcctggtctagtttggtatatcctgatctagtcctggtccagtcctggtgaagttctggttgagtcctgatgtagtcttggtctagtcctgatctcatcttggtttagtcttggtccagtcctggtgtagtcctggttgagttctggtttagtccttttctgGTCCTATTCTAGTTTTGGTCCAGACTCACCTCCGCTGGGGTCTGTCTCTCCGGGACAGTCTCTTTGGGCGTTTGGGGCACATTTTTTGTGACAGACGAATTTgcaatctgaaaaacaaaatggaaaatactatttaaaggcactgtacctgatttttactgtcttaaaaacgtgaaaaacagaactagtgtcatgatccgcactgtccactcctggttttcctccctgtgtgctcttccccctccctcacctgcttgtacctggagctgggcggagctctcggctcctcccgcacgcacctgctctccatctggctaatcaccacacctgccatggataagaggagatgggggaagacactgGGGGCGTGATCATCTGTTTggactcaccctgtctgtgctgtgtttgttgtcctcacttgttcctgtcgtgcctgcgttcctgtcatccctgtgttcctgtcatgctccggccctggatgtctcctgcccgctctgccctacgcccgtctggtctgcctgtcgtcctgtggtcccttcatgtccccggtccctgtgtttcctgtgttcctgctcacctgctcacctgctcacctccggatcacccgctgtttgtactttgttccatttcaacaataaatcctgtaaattttccccgagtctgcatcccttggtctgctacacacacccgttacgacaactagtttaattttaaatgctttgcagtggaccaaagttattcctcacttaccttatgcattcagaacatcctaattattcactaagatgagtttataagcacttttcacaactttcagagaccaactagcatgctaacacacacttcctaatatatcattttataatcagatgcagacagcacacagcagacttaccTCGGCACTGCAGGCCCTGTCTGAACAGGCCTTTGAGTGCTCGCTGACAGAGCTGACACACGGTCGGGCGAGTGAACGAGTGAACAGAGAAAGTGTGAGGAACCTTCACTCTTCTGTCCACCAGGGGGAGCTGAGACAGAGAGGAGCGCCTGCAGCCAGCAGCCACTAGGGGGACCtttgagagagacagagagaggctgttattgctttaactACAGTTAAAGCAATAACAGGAAAGGttctgtattgatactttgcagctgatgtcatcaacatctCTCTGTCTCAAGCTCCATTATTCAAGTtaatctgagcttcatttgaacacaatctgaccataaagaagttggaactacaacaggtgagctgataaACAAGTGCTGTGCTGTTAGACAAGTTCCTATCAAATAACATTAtggtcacaagctagctagcatttggccaacagtttttcagtgagtcactctcacctttttgtgtaaaatcaaactcctaaacaggatcaTGGACACTCAGACTGATcacaggaaaatgaaaatgtgctgtttaaatctgtTGTATATCTTTCTttagctgtgtttgctaatgtgtgcattatgtctccatggtaaccgctgaacattccgccataaaCATACATGTAGGAGACATCACCCctggtgtgatgtcactgtaaagtatcaattctGTATTCAGGGCCCTAATTCTAATGTGCATCTTACAGATTTGACACATAAATGTGTTCACTTCCTCATAGACTCAGGCCTATCCTCACACTGACCCACTTTACAACACATATGAGACCTACAGagtccaggactgaaccagcactaaaccaggactgaatgaggactaaaccaggacagaaccaggactgaaccaggactaaaccaggactgaaccaggactaaaccaggactgaaccaggactaaaccaggactaaactgggactgaaccaggactgaaccgggactgaaccgggactgaaccaggactgaaccgggactgaaccgggactgaacgaggactaaaccaggactgaaccaggactaaaccgggactgaaccaggactgaaccgggactaaaccaggactgaaccgggactgaaccaggactaaaccagcactgaaccaggactaaaccagtatccctgtgtgtcagatgccctcccatcttccTGTATTGCTGTAGTTTTAGACTGAGGTGGGCgcaggtcaaatgtctctaGCTAAAAGAATGGACCTTGTCACTTGCCTCTGGGTCCAGGCTCGTGGCTCTGGTCCGGTCTGAACTGGGTCCAGTTTGGTCCAGTCTCACTGAGGTCAGACTCAGAGCTGAGgacctccttctcttcctctctccactgCAGCTGTTCAGGACCTTAAACACACAGCGCTTATGGAAGTTCAACCCACAACCTGCAAGAGACAGACCAAGAGGCACGGTTACCCTGGTCCACATTCATTAATTAAATCATGAAtgaattatatttttgaatCAGGCAGATCTCAGATTGATAAAAAGATATTTagtaattccaagtttgtgaagcTGTGAGATGTGACAAAACTAAAGCTTGAGTAAACACAAAGTACTTCCACTTGACTTTGTTTTACAGAGCATGTTGCCTCAGCATCAGTCACATCACAGTAAATATGGAAAAAGaaattattatgttattgttaTATCTGGTTCTGAGGTCTGAGGCTGCGCTCTCTCAGCCAACCATCTCACTGCACTGAGTAGCTCCTCCTTAAGCTAAAAGGATCCAGGAGCTGAGAGGTATTActgtgaaccaggaataaaccaggcctaaaccaaaactaaactaggactaaatccagTCTTACCCTCACACTTGAGCCCCTGCCGCACCAGCCCCCACAGCATGAGTCCACAGTGGTCACAGAAGGCCGGAGCTTTGTAGGAGTGGACGGTCAGAGAGTGAGGGCGGGGCAGCAGTTCCGGAGCACACGACTGAGCTGGaacacaaacaggaaacaacatttttaaaggaAGAACTTTTATCCACTTtagcacaaataaaaacaataccgTGAACTGTatttatccatgtgtttgtagagtatttttaaatcagtgctgcaatttaaaatgtccaaaatataataatattccaTGGGTATCATAGGTTAAAGCTACAGCTGACAAAAGCAcagtatgtctcctttaaacttCTCAAAATGGAGAAGTGGACATAGAGTGGATTACTTTACTATACAGCTGGTTTTTGGGAACATTACCATGTAACAAATCATTCATGAGTGTCATTTGGCTCCCCCTGGTGGAATCAGTGAAGAGTAAAACATGTAGAAATGAATTATTAGTAGCACAGCTAATTAGCAACATAGAGCTAACAATGATGATTTGTAATAAAGGAACTCAGAGGGGAGAGgtggtctaaactaggtctaaaccagatctaaaccaggactgaaccaggggtaaaccaggactaaaccagatataaaccaggaataaaccagctCTAACTTGGGTCTTACCTGACAGCACCACCTCCACCGTGTCCCCCTGCTGGACTTGTTGTGCACTGCAGATTTTCTGGAGCAGATTTTCTGAGGTCAAGTCATGTCTGAACAACAAGAGTTCCTCCTTCAGGGCCCCAAGTCCAGAGTCcgggaactaaaccaggaccagagccgAGACCAAGACAAGGATCAGGACCAGAGACAATACCAGGGCCAAGACCAGGATCAGAGCCGAGACCAGGATCAGCATCAGGACCAGGATCAAAGCCAAGACCAGAGCCAAGATCAGGATCAAGGTCGAGACCAGCATCAGAGCCAAGACCAGATTCAATACCAGAGCCAGGACCAAGAGCAAGGCCGAGAGCAGCatcagggacagagagaagttAGTTTAGAATGATGAGCAGACTAACCAGTGAAATGTCCTGTActgaaccagactaaaccagactcaCTGCCGTAATTTTTTAATCCAGGGTTTAATGACTTAGTAGAGTTGTGAGATTCAtcacaattgaatcaaaatcaaaatttgaacAGACACaatgctgcagtttttgaagtcccatcatttcctccataaACAACAAACTCTTGTGTTAatgtgcataaaaactgctaaccctgtagtttagatttgtacaaacatgttctgaaatgtccctgtgtgtcagatgccctccctatgtctctatggggtcttattctgcataaaacatcttaccctgtagtttagatctgtacaaacatgtcctgaaatgtaattcttgtgttagtttgtcagttcagatttcagtaaattttttagttaatttttctggatgtgtttaaaatgtgaactttgaacagaatccttttattaaaatgtaaatctaatcacaatgcttgtccaaaaaaatcacaagtaGATATTTTTTACCAAATCGTTCAGCTTTAAACCAGACTAAAGTGGAATAACTTCAGctctactacaacaactgctaATATTGCTGACGagtgttactactactactacagtgcAGATGTTTGCAGGACAGATGGTCAAACTACAGTTACGTATTATGCAGATTAAGACTGGATACTGttgtaactactactactactactagtactactactaatactattactgtaAATGATACTTCTACTAATACTAATCCCTGTACTACATAGAGAAACGTGTACTTTTAATGACgtcacagatggagcagatatGGTTTTAATGCAGTGCTCTGAAAATTAAATCTGTACTACACTCACTTTGACTTCTGTGTGTCAGATCCTCCTTCTTTagctctgtgtgtcagatgccctcccattctcctgtgtccttgtgtgtcagatgccctcccatcctcctgtgtcCTTGTGTCAGATgacctcccatcctcctgtatccctgtgccagatgcccttccattaTACGCTTCTGATTTCCTTCCTGTTCCTGACTCTAATCCGCCCAAAGCTGCTGTGACAAAACCATTACAACCAAaattaaccagaactaaaccaggagtaaaccaggactgaatcaggactaaaccagaaataaaccaggactatccatccattttcttccccttatctggggccgggttgcaggggtagcagtctaagaagggactcccagatttccctcaccccaaacaTGTCCTCCGActcctctggtgggatcccaaggcgttcccaggccagccgagagactagcacagaagtccattAACAGAACACttctcgggttcagatcagggaggccctTCCCAATCAcccccctccaagtgtcactgttgcTGAGCAAGCCCACATCAGCTCCCCGCCGCTCCCCGCAGGTAACGCCAgaaaaatggagagtccagcccctctcaaggatttgggttccagagcccaaactgtgcgtggaggtgaggccgactagatctggcctgtaacacTCAACCTCTCCATGCCTGGAGATCCGGTCATTGAGGCCCCCGCCtttgactgccgcccagatctctctgcaccagcCTTTCATggatcctcccgcaggtggtgggtccacgtgaggatggccccacgtcactcctttgGGCTGAGCCTGGCTGGGCCCCATGGAGAAAGGCCCAGCCACCAGGCGCCCGCTAGCGAGCACCCACCCTGATGTAGCTGGCCTTCATTGTATACTATTCATGAAAGACTTatgagctaaaccaggactaaaccatggactaaaccatggactaaacctggactaatccagaactaaaccaggactaaacaaggtgtGGACTCACCTTCTGGTCCGTGAGAGAGCAGACCAGTTCCCTGATGGAGTTGAGGGTCAAATCGCTCGGGTCAAAGTTCACGACTTCTCGAGTGAGGCCGATCTGCAGAGTGAAGGACATGTCCCCCTCAAAGCCGTGCACATGAGCGACACTGGGAGTGTGCACATGAGAAGCCCTGCACACGTGCTCAGGGGCGCGCACATGAGGGGAGCCAGGGTCTGACAGGTGCGCAGTCAGAGGCGGGCGAGGGAGGCCATTATTCCATGACATTTGGagagtgtaaaataaataaataaattaataaaaatagatgTATTTCTACTAATCGGATGTTGGGTTTGCTGTATCTAGACCAGAAtcagctaaataaaaaaaacaaatacaccaaaatatgattataataaaaaataatactaatttGAAAATTAATa
This sequence is a window from Periophthalmus magnuspinnatus isolate fPerMag1 chromosome 24, fPerMag1.2.pri, whole genome shotgun sequence. Protein-coding genes within it:
- the LOC117393176 gene encoding serine/threonine-protein kinase D3-like, whose translation is MSWNNGLPRPPLTAHLSDPGSPHVRAPEHVCRASHVHTPSVAHVHGFEGDMSFTLQIGLTREVVNFDPSDLTLNSIRELVCSLTDQKFPDSGLGALKEELLLFRHDLTSENLLQKICSAQQVQQGDTVEVVLSAQSCAPELLPRPHSLTVHSYKAPAFCDHCGLMLWGLVRQGLKCEGCGLNFHKRCVFKVLNSCSGERKRRRSSALSLTSVRLDQTGPSSDRTRATSLDPEASDKVPLVAAGCRRSSLSQLPLVDRRVKVPHTFSVHSFTRPTVCQLCQRALKGLFRQGLQCRDCKFVCHKKCAPNAQRDCPGETDPSGDPDLQSPESVLGSGLVLGLGPVLVEEASDNEGLDSIGPETEVQEDSTDTSPVNIPLMRVVQSVRQTKRRSSAVVKEGWMVHYSSHDNLRKRHFWRLDTKSLTLYQNQTDSKFYKELPLSEILRVDSAVDQSPDLNQHSNSETRAGFSLVTSSVVYYIVGDSGGDSGAKSVSDPGPEVQSWERALRQALRPIAETERPTQQEEHAEVGSDRCDRSQAQQKQDISSVYQIFTDEVLGSGQFGVVYGGKHRETGRDVAIKIIDKLRFPNKEESELKNEVAILKTVQHPGVVSLQAMFESPEKVFVVMEKLQGDMLEMILSSEKGRLPEHTTRFLLTQILVALRHLHSKNIVHCDLKPENVLLTSSDPLPQVKLCDFGFARIIGECSFRRSVVGTPAYLAPEVLRGRGYNRSLDMWSVGVILYVSLSGTFPFNEDEDVNEQIHNAAFMYPSKTWREVSRQAIDLISNLLQVKMRKRLSVDKTLSHPWLQDYETWLNLREFERKFGQRYLTHESDDQRWDQYRTKPGLDQDWTRTGPGLDQDWTRTEPGLNQD